In Hippoglossus stenolepis isolate QCI-W04-F060 chromosome 13, HSTE1.2, whole genome shotgun sequence, a single genomic region encodes these proteins:
- the jagn1a gene encoding protein jagunal homolog 1-A, which yields MTSRVGPRPAGTNGSEFKLRERGTPPYQMSASLKSEVRKLNLVHLLIWLLVAAQVVVSHFNLVSHDIVSMPYQWEYPYLLSLLPLVGSSLSLPKNNISYLVLSMISAGLFTMAPLIYGGMEMFPVAQQLYRHGKAYRFIFGFSAVTVMYLIMVVAVQVHAWQLYYMKKLLDSWFDATEEKKKK from the exons ATGACATCACGTGTAGGTCCGAGACCTGCTGGGACCAATGGAAGTGAATTTAAACTCAGAGAAAGGGGGACGCCACCCTACCAGATGAG TGCTTCCCTTAAGTCAGAGGTGCGGAAGTTAAACTTGGTCCACCTTCTGATCTGGCTGCTGGTTGCTGCTCAGGTGGTCGTCAGCCACTTCAACCTGGTGTCACACGACATAGTGTCCATGCCGTACCAGTGGGAGTACCCCTACCTGCTCAGCCTCCTCCCTCTGGTCGGCAGCAGTCTGTCACTTCCAAAGAACAATATCAGTTACCTGGTCTTGTCCATGATTAGCGCAGGGCTGTTCACTATGGCACCTCTTATTTATGGTGGAATGGAGATGTTTCCTGTCGCGCAGCAGCTCTACCGCCACGGAAAGGCCTACCGCTTCATTTTCGGTTTCTCCGCAGTGACTGTTATGTACCTCATCATGGTGGTTGCTGTTCAAGTGCACGCCTGGCAGCTGTATTACATGAAAAAGCTGCTAGACTCATGGTTCGAtgccacagaggagaagaagaagaaatag